A genome region from Ficedula albicollis isolate OC2 chromosome 23, FicAlb1.5, whole genome shotgun sequence includes the following:
- the TMEM50A gene encoding transmembrane protein 50A, translating to MGVREMRGARPVTEQGARIGGAPGGGPCSVGPGSVGPRRSRVQSVPGSVDPGARPVGPRRFPGSVGPGSVDFDSVGPGFGLSLVRAVPVRSVPPLRFPAGPSSFSSRSCGTMSGFLESLRCSECADWGEKRNTIASVAAGVLFFTGWWIIIDAAVKYPQVEDFNHSYHACGVIATIAFLMINAVSNGQVRGDSYSEGCLGQTGARIWLFIGFMMAFGSLIASMWILFGGYVVKEKPVVYPGIAVFFQNAFIFFGGLVFKFGRTEDLWQ from the exons ATGGGGGTGCGGGAGATGCGCGGTGCGCGCCCCGTGACCGAGCAGGGTGCGCGGATCGGGGGCGCGCCCGGTGGCGGTCCCTGTTCGGTCGGTCCCGGTTCGGTCGGTCCCCGCCGGTCCCGGGTTCAATCGGTTCCGGGTTCGGTCGATCCCGGGGCTCGGCCAGTCGGTCCCCGCCGGTTCCcgg GTTCGGTCGGTCCCGGTTCGGTTGATTTCGATTCGGTCGGTCCCGGGTTTGGGCTGTCTCTGGTTCGGGCGGTCCCGGTTCGCTCGGTCCCCCCGCTCCGGTTTCCTGCCGGACCGAGCTCCTTTTCCTCCCGCAGCTGTGGAACCATGTCCGGCTTCCTGGAGAGCCTGCGCTGCTCCGAGTGCGCGGACTGGGGCGAGAAGCGCAACACCATCGCCTCGGTGGCCGCGGGGGTGCTG TTTTTCACGGGCTGGTGGATCATCATCGATGCTGCTGTGAAATACCCTCAAGTGGAAGATTTCAACCATTCCTACCACGCCTGTGGGGTCATAGCCACCATTGCATTCCTGAT GATCAACGCCGTGTCCAACGGGCAGGTGCGGGGGGACAGCTACAGCGAGGGCTGCCTGGGCCAGACAG GAGCTCGGATCTGGCTCTTCATTGGTTTCATGATGGCTTTTGGGTCCCTCATTGCTTCCATGTGGATCCTTTTTGGGGGATACGTGGTTAAAG AAAAACCAGTGGTGTACCCAGGAATAGCTGTGTTTTTCCAGAATGCATTCATCTTTTTTGG gGGCCTGGTGTTCAAGTTTGGTCGCACAGAGGATTTGTGGCAGTGA